DNA sequence from the Streptomyces canus genome:
CCCGACCAGGATGCCCAGGTCCTTGCCCTTGCGCAGGATCGCGTTCTCGTCCTCGTCCGGCAGCTCCCACACCGCGCGCAGACACTCACGCATCGAGCCGGCCCAGCCGATGCCGGTGAACAGCAGGGCGGCGGCGGCGATGAGGCCGACGGTGCCGGCGTTCTGGACCAGGTCGCCGATGTTCAGCTGCTCGGAGATACCGGGCACCTGATCGGCGATCTTGTCCTGGAGGTCGTTCTGCTGCTTCGTGCTGAGCGTCGCGGCGGCGATCGCTGCGGCCACGGTGAGCAGCGGGAACAGCGCGACGAAGCTGGTGAACGTCATCGCCGCGGCCAGCCGGGTCCACTTCACCCGGTCCAGCCGTTCGTACGACCGCCACGCGTGCGTGGCCGTCAGGCGCACCCAGAGGGGCCCGACGACGGGGAGTCTCTTCAGCCAGTCCATGATCGGATCTTGCCCTCCGTAGGGAAGACCGATGTGTGAGTACCCCGAAAACGCGGGACGACGTCGGGTGCCGTCCCGATGAGCCGACAATGGCCGAGTACTGGTTGTTAATCACCCATTCCGGGGAGATACATGATGTTTGCGATCGAATTGCCTCTATAGCGGCGATACGGTCACCGGCATGTCTGCCGACACCGTTCCCGTCACGGGATGGGGGCGCACCGCCCCCACCGCGGCCCGCTTGATCCGTCTGCGGAGCTACGAGGAGGCCGTGGCCGCCGTCCGGGGCTGCGGGGCCCGTGGCGGCATCCCGAGGGGCCTGGGACGGGCGTACGGGGACGCGGCACAGAACGCCGGCGGCTCGGTGTTCGACATGACCGGCCTGAACCGCGTCCATGCGATCGACGCCGAAGGCGGCAGCGTGCTGTGCGACGCGGGCGTCTCCCTGCACCGGCTGATGGAGGTGCTGCTGCCGCTCGGCTGGTTCGTGCCGGTGACGCCCGGCACCCGGTACGTCACCGTCGGCGGTGCGATCGGCGCGGACATCCACGGCAGGAACCACCATGTGTCCGGCTCCTTCTCCCGCCATGTGCTGTCCTTCGAACTGCTCACCGCCGACGGCGAGATCCGCACCGTGCGCCGCGGCACACCTCTGTTCGACGCGACCACCGGCGGCATGGGTCTGACCGGGATGATCCTCACCGCGACGGTCCAGCTCCAGCCGGTCGAGACGTCCCTGATGTCGGTGGACACGGAACGCGCGCGGGACCTCGACGATCTGATGGCCCGTCTGACAGCGTCCCACCATCAGTACCGCTACTCGGTCGCCTGGGTCGACCTGCTGGCCCGCGGGGCCTCGACGGGGCGGGCGGTGCTCACGGGGGGCGACCACGCGCCGCTGGAAGCGCTGGAGACACGGGGGCGGCTCGCCGGGGGCACACGCGCGCGTAGGGACCCCCTGGCCTTCGGCACCCCGCGCTTCCCGGCTCCGGCCCCCTTCCTCCCCGAGGGACTCCTCAACCGGACGACCGTGGGGCTGTTCAACGAGCTCCGGTACCGGAAGGCGCCCCGCGCGCGTACCGGCCGGCTGCAGAGGATCTCCGCGTTCTTCCACCCCCTCGACGCCGTGCCCCACTGGAACCGGATCTACGGCCGCGGCGGCCTCGTGAGGTACCAGTTCGTCGTCGGACAGGGGCAGGAGGAGGCCCTGCGCCGGATCGTCCGGCGGGTCTCCGGCCAGCGGTGCCCTTCCGTTCTCGCCGTGCTGAAGCGGTTCGGGGACGCCGACCCCGGGTGGCTCTCCTTCCCGGTCCCCGGCTGGACCCTGGCCCTGGACATCCCGGCCGGTCTGCCCGGTCTCGGCCACCTCCTCGACGAACTGGACGAGGAGGTGGCCATGGCCGGCGGGCGGGTCTGCCTGGCCAAGGACTCCCGACTGCGGCCGGAACTGCTCACCGCGATGTACCCACGCCTCGACGACTTCCGAGCGCTGCGCGCGGAGCTGGACCCGCGCGGGGTGTTCACCTCGGACCTGTCCCGCCGTCTGACTCTCCAAGCCCTCTGAAGATCCCAGGCCCTCCAAGGAGCTGCTCGTGAAGGACGCCTTCGGCATCCCCCAGTCCCTGCTCGTCCTCGGCGGTACGTCCGAGATCGCGCTGGCCACCGCCCGCCGCCTCGTCGTCCGGCGCACCCGCACGGTGTGGCTGGCGGGGCGCCCCTCCCCGGCCCTGGAGTCGGCGGCCACACAATTGCGCTCTCTGGGGGCCGAGGTTCACACCGTCGCGTTCGACGCGCTGGACCCCGAGTCGCACGAGACGGTGCTCGGCAAGGTGTTCGCCGAGTCGGACATCGACATGGTGCTGCTCGCCTTCGGGATCCTCGGCGACCAGGCCCACGACGAGCGCGAGCCGGTCGCGGCGGTGCGGGTCGCGCAGACCAACTACACGGGCGCCGTCTCGGCCGGCCTGGTGTCCGCGCGCGCGTTGCAGAACCAGGGGCACGGCTCGCTCGTCGTGCTCTCCTCCGTCGCCGGCGAGCGCGCCCGCCGCGCCGACTTCATCTACGGCTCCAGCAAGGCCGGCCTCGACGTCTTCGCCCAGGGGCTGGGCGACGCCCTGCACGGCACGGGCGTGCACGTCATGGTCGTACGCCCCGGGTTCGTGCGGTCGAAAATGACGGCCGGTCTGGAGGAGGCGCCCCTGGCGACCACCCCGGAGGCCGTGGCGACGGCGATCGAGCTGGGTCTGCGGCGCCGCTCGGAGACGGTGTGGGTGCCCGGGGCGCTGCGGGTGGTGACGGCGGCGGTGCGGCATCTGCCGCGGGCGGTGTTCCGGCTGCTGCCGCTGTGACCGTGGTTACAGCTGGCTTGTGGGCAGGGAGCCGCGGTCGACGTGGCCGGCCTGGGGCGGCACGGTCGAGCGGCCGAAGGTGAACTCGCGCAGTTTGCGCCACACCCCGTCGGCGCCCTGCTCGTAGAGCGCGAATCCGGTGCACGGCCACTCGGCCTCGAACTCGGCGAGTTCCTCGAAGGCGCGGTCCATGGCCGCCTCGTCGATGCCGTGGGCCACCGTGACGTGCGGGTGGTACGGGAACTGCAGTTCCCGCGCGACCGGCCCGGAGGCGTCCCGGACCTCCTTCTGGAGCCACGTGCAGGCCTCGGCACCCTGGGCGACCTGGACGAACACGACCGGTGACAGCGGCCGGAAGGTGCCGGTGCCGGACAGCTTCATCGGGAAGGGCCGGCCCGTCGCGGCGACCTCGGTGAGGTGCGCCTCGATGGCGGGCAGCGCGGTGTCCGCGACCTCTGTGGGCGGCAGCAGGGTGACATGGGTGGGGATACCGTGAGCCGCGGCGTCGCCGAAGCCCGCGCGCCGCTCCTGGAGCAGGCTGCCGTGAGGCTCCGGGACCGCGATCGACACACCGATCGTTACGGTCCCCACGTCGTCTCCTGTTCGTCCCTGTCGTCCTGTCGGATTCGTTCCGAGCCGTCCGGCTATCGACTGTACGGCCACGGCTGTGCTGTGGGCAGGCGCAGGCGTAGTGATGTGCAGCGCTCTGTCCGGTGGTGCTGGTGTGCGGTGGTACGCCCCGGTGGCCGGCGGTCGGTACCGCCGGCCCGCGGGGATCAGTGTTTCGCGGGCAGGAAGCCCACCTTCTCGTACGTCTGGGAGAGGGTCTCCGCGGCGACCGCGCGCGCCTTCTCCGCGCCCTTGGCCAGGATCGAGTCCAGCGTCTCCGGGTCGTCGAGGTACTGCTGGGTCCGCTCCCGGAACGGCGTCACGAACTCGACGACGATCTCGGCGAGGTCCGTCTTGAGCGCGCCGTAGAGCTTGCCCTCGTACTGCTGCTCCAGCTCGGGGATGCCCGTGCCGGTCAGGGTCGAGTAGATGGTGAGCAGGTTGCTGACGCCCGGCTTGTTCTCGGCGTCGTAGCGGATGACGGTGTCGGTGTCCGTGACCGCGCTCTTGACCTTCTTGGCGGTGGCCTTCGGCTCGTCGAGGAGGTTGATGAGTCCCTTCGGCGTGGACGCCGACTTGCTCATCTTGATCGACGGGTCCTGAAGGTCGTAGATCTTCGCCGTTTCCTTGAGGATGTACGGCTTCGGGATCGTGAAGGTCTCGCCGAAGCGGCCGTTGAAGCGCGTGGCGAGGTCACGGGTCAGCTCGACGTGCTGGCGCTGGTCCTCACCCACCGGGACCTCGTTGGCCTGGTAGAGCAGGATGTCCGCGACCTGGAGGATCGGGTACGTGAACAGGCCCACGCTGGCGCTGTCGGCGCCCTGTCGGGCGGACTTGTCCTTGAACTGGGTCATGCGGGAGGCCTCGCCGAATCCGGTGAGGCAGTTCATGACCCAGGCGAGCTGGGCGTGCTCGGGGACGTGACTCTGGACGAAGAGCGTGCAGCGCTCCGGGTCGAGGCCCGCGGCGAGGAGCTGCGCGGCGGCCAGGCGGGTGTTGCCCGTGAGTTCCTTCGGGTCCTGCGGAACCGTGATCGCGTGCAGGTCGACGACCATGTAGAACGCGTCGTGGGACTCCTGCAGAGCCACCCACTGGCGGACGGCGCCGAGGTAGTTGCCGAGGTGGAACGAGCCTGCGGTGGGCTGGATTCCGGAGAGCACGCGGGGTCGGTCAGAGGCCATGCTCACCATTCTCTCAGGTGTCGGGCGCCGATCCGGAACCAGTCGGAAACAGATGCGCCACGGGTGGGAACCGATTCGGTCCGGGCGGTGTACCAATCGTGTGAGGACGCGGGAGGGGGGCCGCATCGTCGATGAGGCCGCGGTGATCGCACGCGTACGCGCCGGAGACCCGGAGGCGTACGCGGAGCTGGTGCGGGCCCATACGGGCCTCGCCATGCGAGCGGCCGCCGCGCTCGGGGCGGGTGCGGACGCGGAGGACGTGGTGCAGCAGGCCTTCGTCAAGGCGTACTGCGGGCTGGGCCGCTTCAAGGAGGGCTCGGCGTTCAAGCCGTGGTTCATGTCGATCGTGGCCAATGAGACGAGGAACACAGTGCGGACGGCGGCGCGCCAACGCACGCTCGCCGGCCGCGAGGCGGCCTTCGCGGAGGCCGAGCCGCTGATACCGGAAGCGGGGGACCCGGCGGTCGCGGCCGTGGAGATAGAGCGCCGCGCCGCACTGGGGTCCGCGCTGGACAAGCTGAGCGAGGAACACCGTCTGGTCGTCACCTACCGGTATCTGCTGGAGATGGACGAGTCCGAGACGGCCCAGGCTCTGGGCTGGCCCCGGGGGACGGTGAAGTCCCGGCTGAACCGCGCGCTGCGCAAGCTCGGCAAACTGCTGCCGGATTTCGAGCCTCGGGAAGGGGGTGATGAGCGTGAGTGAGTCCTACGGCGGTCAGGGCGCGGAGGGAAAGGCGCGTGAGCGTGCGTCCCGGCTGCCGGAGGAGCTGCGGGCGCTCGGGCGTTCGCTGGACGCGCCGGGTGCGGGCGGGTCCGAGTCGATGGTGGAGCGGGTGCTGGAGCAGATACTCACCGAGCGGCTGCCGGTCCCGGTGGCCCACGCGCCGGGTCCCGGCGAGCGGCTGCGGGCGGTGCGGCGGTGGACGCGGATGCGGTGGCGTTCGCTGGCCGCGACCCTCTGCGGGCTGCTGGCGGTCCTCGCGCTCACGCCCCCGGTGCGGGCGGCGGTCCTGGACTGGTTCGACTTCGGCGGGGTCGAGGTGCGGTACGACCCGTCGGCGGTGCCCTCGCCAGGTGCCGAGGTGCCCGGCTGCGGTCGCTCGGTGTCGCTCGCGCAGGCTGAGCGGCGGGCGGGGTTCGAACCGCTGGTGCCGTCGGCGCTCGGCGCTCCGGACGTGGTGACGGTGACGGCCGAGCCGCGGGGGCGGACTCTGGTGAGCCTGTGCTGGCGTGAGCGGGGAGACACCATACGGCTGGACGAGTATCCGGCCCGTCTGGACATCGGCTTCACCAAGAGTGTGCGGGAGCAGCCGGAGTGGCTCTCGCTGGACGGGGACTCCTCCGAGCTCGGTGGGGCCCATGACACGGCACTGTGGTTTCCGCGGCCCCACCTGCTGAGCTTCTGGCTGGTGGACGCGGCCGGCTCCCACTACACCCGCGAGCAGCGAACCGCCGGGCCGACGCTGCTGTGGATGCAGGGGTCGGGTGTCCTGGACGCTCCGGACGTGACGCTGCGACTGGAGGGGGTCGCGTCGAAGGCGCGGGCCGTGGAGATCGCGAAGTCCCTCGGCGAGCCGGGGCACGAGGACGCCGGGAAGTCCTCGGATTAGTGCGCGCGGGGTGGGAACCCCGACGGGCCGGGCGGTGTACCAGAAGTGACATGCGGCTCGCGGACGGGCCGCACGGGGATCGTCTGCTGGGGGCCGGCATGAAGAGGTGTGTGGCTGGACCGAGGGGCCGCTGTCGTGAACTGGCGGCGGGATCGGGCGCGTTGGCGGTGGTGCTCGCGCTGACGGTGTGGGGTGCGCCCTCCGCCTCGGCGGGCGGACCGACGAGCGTGCTCGTGGTCTCGCCCGAGAGTGGGGAGACGGCGTCGCTGTACTACTCCGACGAGGAGTACGACGAGTTGGAGCGGCTGCTCGGCCCTCCGGGTGCGGGCACCCGCACCACACCACCCGAGGCGAATCTGCTTGCAGCCCGGCAGATCAACGTCACGTGGATGGCGCACGATGTCTCACCGTGGCGGCTGGACCAGGTCTTCCCGCTGGCCGGCACGGATGAGGTGTGGATACGCACCGCCGAGCACGTCCCCGAGTCGGTGAACGGCCATTGGCACCGCACAAAGAATCCACCTCAACTGCGCGCCTTGCTGAAGGACTTGGGAGTGATGGGCAAGGTCTCCGGCGAGGGCCATGCCATCTTCCCGGCGCCCGG
Encoded proteins:
- a CDS encoding FAD-binding oxidoreductase, with protein sequence MSADTVPVTGWGRTAPTAARLIRLRSYEEAVAAVRGCGARGGIPRGLGRAYGDAAQNAGGSVFDMTGLNRVHAIDAEGGSVLCDAGVSLHRLMEVLLPLGWFVPVTPGTRYVTVGGAIGADIHGRNHHVSGSFSRHVLSFELLTADGEIRTVRRGTPLFDATTGGMGLTGMILTATVQLQPVETSLMSVDTERARDLDDLMARLTASHHQYRYSVAWVDLLARGASTGRAVLTGGDHAPLEALETRGRLAGGTRARRDPLAFGTPRFPAPAPFLPEGLLNRTTVGLFNELRYRKAPRARTGRLQRISAFFHPLDAVPHWNRIYGRGGLVRYQFVVGQGQEEALRRIVRRVSGQRCPSVLAVLKRFGDADPGWLSFPVPGWTLALDIPAGLPGLGHLLDELDEEVAMAGGRVCLAKDSRLRPELLTAMYPRLDDFRALRAELDPRGVFTSDLSRRLTLQAL
- a CDS encoding decaprenylphospho-beta-D-erythro-pentofuranosid-2-ulose 2-reductase, with the translated sequence MKDAFGIPQSLLVLGGTSEIALATARRLVVRRTRTVWLAGRPSPALESAATQLRSLGAEVHTVAFDALDPESHETVLGKVFAESDIDMVLLAFGILGDQAHDEREPVAAVRVAQTNYTGAVSAGLVSARALQNQGHGSLVVLSSVAGERARRADFIYGSSKAGLDVFAQGLGDALHGTGVHVMVVRPGFVRSKMTAGLEEAPLATTPEAVATAIELGLRRRSETVWVPGALRVVTAAVRHLPRAVFRLLPL
- a CDS encoding 2'-5' RNA ligase family protein — its product is MGTVTIGVSIAVPEPHGSLLQERRAGFGDAAAHGIPTHVTLLPPTEVADTALPAIEAHLTEVAATGRPFPMKLSGTGTFRPLSPVVFVQVAQGAEACTWLQKEVRDASGPVARELQFPYHPHVTVAHGIDEAAMDRAFEELAEFEAEWPCTGFALYEQGADGVWRKLREFTFGRSTVPPQAGHVDRGSLPTSQL
- the trpS gene encoding tryptophan--tRNA ligase, with protein sequence MASDRPRVLSGIQPTAGSFHLGNYLGAVRQWVALQESHDAFYMVVDLHAITVPQDPKELTGNTRLAAAQLLAAGLDPERCTLFVQSHVPEHAQLAWVMNCLTGFGEASRMTQFKDKSARQGADSASVGLFTYPILQVADILLYQANEVPVGEDQRQHVELTRDLATRFNGRFGETFTIPKPYILKETAKIYDLQDPSIKMSKSASTPKGLINLLDEPKATAKKVKSAVTDTDTVIRYDAENKPGVSNLLTIYSTLTGTGIPELEQQYEGKLYGALKTDLAEIVVEFVTPFRERTQQYLDDPETLDSILAKGAEKARAVAAETLSQTYEKVGFLPAKH
- a CDS encoding RNA polymerase sigma factor; its protein translation is MIARVRAGDPEAYAELVRAHTGLAMRAAAALGAGADAEDVVQQAFVKAYCGLGRFKEGSAFKPWFMSIVANETRNTVRTAARQRTLAGREAAFAEAEPLIPEAGDPAVAAVEIERRAALGSALDKLSEEHRLVVTYRYLLEMDESETAQALGWPRGTVKSRLNRALRKLGKLLPDFEPREGGDERE